From the genome of Asterias amurensis chromosome 17, ASM3211899v1, one region includes:
- the LOC139949629 gene encoding elongator complex protein 6-like translates to MFSELNDYIWFGPGNPPKGQLMLVTDSLTDGSFLIHHFLSVFLKGGHKVCFLALAQSFSHYSAVAQKLGVNLGIARRNEQLTLVNGLDFSLQLMHDGMEESHKDELMILQCLKDDKVSVRPLYNIITESFAQDHQENSGSRLILIDDLSVLISLGLTVQQVMQFIHYCQTSQPDATIVCLVHSDADVEDDINLSLITHLRHQCHCFLQVQGLGSGFSKDIHGQLTIIKRDPDGIRPNRNQPDRTLQYKILDKSVTFFAVGTSSAVL, encoded by the exons ATGTTCTCTGAACTGAATGATTACATTTGGTTTGGTCCAGGTAACCCACCGAAG GGTCAACTGATGCTTGTAACAGATTCATTGACAGACGGAAGTTTTCTCATCCATCATTTTCTCTCTGTATTCCTAAAAG GTGGCCACAAGGTTTGTTTCCTAGCCTTAGCGCAGTCATTCAGCCATTACAGTGCCGTTGCACAGAAACTA ggagTGAATCTAGGTATTGCAAGAAGGAACGAGCAGCTAACATTAGTCAATGGTTTAGACTTCTCACTGCAGCTAATGCATGATGGCATGGAGGAAAGCCATAAAGATGAATTGATGATATTACAGTGTCTAAA AGATGACAAAGTTTCAGTCAGACCGTTATACAACATCATCACAGAGTCATTCGCCCAAGACCACCAAGAGAACAGTGGTAGCAGATTGATTTTAATTGATGACTTGAGTGTCCTCATCTCATTGGGACTGACTGTTCAGCAAGTGATGCAGTTCATTCACTACTGTCAGACCTCTCAG CCTGATGCAACCATAGTGTGTTTAGTACACTCTGATGCCGATGTGGAGGATGATATCAATCTGTCTCTAATCACACATCTCAGGCATCAGTGCCATTGCTTCCTTCAAGTACAGGGATTAGGAAGTGGTTTCTCAAAGGATATTCATGGACAG TTAACGATTATCAAGAGGGATCCAGATGGTATCAGACCAAACCGCAACCAACCGGATAGGACTCTGCAGTACAAAATACTGGACAAGTCTGTGACATTTTTCGCTGTTGGGACATCATCAGCCGTGTTATGA